The stretch of DNA CTCGGTCTGAGCGTCGGTCGAAAAGGGGAGTAGGGTGGGGAGCGGGCGAGTGATCGATCCGCATCGACCACCCGCCTCGTGTCGGGGGCTGCCTTCGTCAGCGGGGATCCGCTGACAGACAAACGAACGGGCGACGGATATTTGACAGTAACGGAGGCTACGATAGGCGTTTTACCGATCCAGTTCCAGTCGGGCGGTTTCCGAGCCGGGCTACTCCAGTTTCACGGCCGTCCCGTAGGCCAGCATCTCCGCGCCCGTGCCGGCGATCTCGGAGGTCTCGAAGCGCATCGAGACCACCGCGTCGGCGCCCATCGCCTCGGCCTCCTCGATCATGCGCTCCTCGGCCTGCTCGCGGGAGTCCGACAGTAGTTCGGTGTACGCCTTCATCTCGCCGCCGATCAGGTTCCGCAGGCTCTGGGTGAAGTCCCGACCGACGTTGCGGGCCCTGACGGTGTTCCCGCGGACCGTGCCCAGCGTCTCCGCGATCTCCTCGCCCGCGATCGTCTCGGTGGTGGAGGTCTGCATGACTGAACGTTCGTTCTGCCGGGGCATAATCGTGTCGCCGGCCGCGCCACACGACCTCGTTGCCGACGACCCACGCTTTTGCCCCACGCGCTCCCACCCACGCCCATGGAGTTCGACCATGCGGGCGTCGCGACCGACGACGCCGCCGAGACCGCCGCGCTGTTCGGCGACCTGCTGGGCGCCGAGACCGTCCACGAGGAGACCGACGAGGAACGCGGGATGCGCTTCGTCTTCCTCGATCTGGGCAACGGCTACATCGAAGTGATCGAACCGCTCGACGACACGAGCACGATCGCCGACTACGTCGCCGAGGACGGCCCGGGGCTCCACCACGTCGCGTTTGCGACCGACGACGCGGCCGCGGCGCTCGCTCACGCCCGCGACCTGGGCGTCGAGACCATCGACGACGAGCCCCGGCCGGGGGCGTGGGGCCACGATATCGCGTTCCTCCATCCCCGGGATACCACGGGGGTATTGGTGGAGTTCGTGGAGCATTGATCGCTATATAGCGGTTGGATTGCGTAATTATGGATATATTCTCTACATGGCCAATTGATTTATGCAGGCTCGGCCGACACACCGACCCGTATGCGACGACGGGCACTCCTGAAGATGGCGGCGGCCGGTGCACTGCTCGGGAGCGTCGGCGTGAGCACGAGCACGAGCGCGCTCGCGGCGACGGGGACGATCGACTCGCTGG from Halolamina sediminis encodes:
- a CDS encoding YbjQ family protein, with the protein product MQTSTTETIAGEEIAETLGTVRGNTVRARNVGRDFTQSLRNLIGGEMKAYTELLSDSREQAEERMIEEAEAMGADAVVSMRFETSEIAGTGAEMLAYGTAVKLE
- the mce gene encoding methylmalonyl-CoA epimerase, whose product is MEFDHAGVATDDAAETAALFGDLLGAETVHEETDEERGMRFVFLDLGNGYIEVIEPLDDTSTIADYVAEDGPGLHHVAFATDDAAAALAHARDLGVETIDDEPRPGAWGHDIAFLHPRDTTGVLVEFVEH